The proteins below are encoded in one region of Mangifera indica cultivar Alphonso chromosome 7, CATAS_Mindica_2.1, whole genome shotgun sequence:
- the LOC123221587 gene encoding trichohyalin-like isoform X11: protein MEEEFDNYLGVKAELQPLGVDPKRGWSFFSVHELESELSGQRHDGDLREEEAERKAKLDEIAEEHRQRQWEETEKRRKAEAECEAQLDKIAEEHSQRRWEDTEKQREEEAEREAKLDEIAEEHRQRQWEETEKRRKEEAEREAKLDKIAEEHRLRQWEETEKQRKEEAEREAKLDEIAEEHRQRQWEEAEKRRREEAECEAKLDEIAEEHRQRQWEETEKRRKEEAEREAKLDKIAEEHRQRQWEETEKRRKEEAEREAKLDKIAEERRQRQWEETEKRRKEEAEREAELDEIAEEHRQRQWEETEKQRKEEAEREAQLDKIAEEHRQRQWEETEKRRKEEAEREAKLDEIAEEYRQRQWEEAEKRRKEEAERKAKLDEIAEEHRQRQWEEAEKRRKEEAECKAKLNKIAEEHRQRQWVEAERRRKEEAEREARLNEIAQKQRQRQQEEAERRRKEEAERKARLDEIAEKLRQLQEEEAEGQRKEVERNARLDEIAEKQRQRQQEEVERWRKEKAGRKARLDEIAEKQRQRQQEEAERRRKEEAERKARFEEIAEKQRQRQQEEAERRRKEEAEHKARFEEVAEKQRQRQQEEAESQRKKEAERKARIDEIAEKQRLRQKEEAERQRKEEAERKARLEKIAEKQKQRQQEEAERRIKKEAEHKARLDEIAEKQRQRQQEEADSRRKEEAECKARIDKIAEKQRQRQQEEAERRRNEEAERKAKIDEIAEKQRQRQQEVAEKRRKEEAERKARLDEIAEKQRQRQQEAAERRRKEEAERKARLDEITEKQRQWQQEEAESQRKEEAERKARIDEIAEKQRLRQQEEAERQRKEEAECKARLDEIIEKQSQREQEEPERQRKEEAECKARLDEIAEKQRQWGGGEFGRGGKAENRSSLLETN from the exons ATGGAAGAAGAGTTTGACAATTATCTTGGTGTAAAGGCTGAGTTACAACCCCTAGGTGTGGATCCTAAAAGGGGTTGGAGTTTTTTCAGTGTGCATGAG CTAGAGAGTGAACTCAGCGGGCAACGTCATGATGGAGACCTCAGAGAAGAAGAAGCTGAACGCAAGGCAAAATTAGACGAGATTGCTGAAGAACATAGGCAAAGGCAGTGGGAAG AGACTGAGAAACGAAGAAAAGCAGAAGCTGAATGCGAGGCACAATTAGACAAGATTGCTGAAGAACATAGTCAAAGACGGTGGGAAG ATACTGagaaacaaagagaagaagaagctgAACGCGAGGCAAAATTAGACGAGATTGCTGAAGAACATAGGCAAAGGCAGTGGGAAG AGACTGAGAAAcgaagaaaagaagaagctgAACGTGAGGCAAAATTAGACAAGATTGCTGAAGAACATAGGCTAAGGCAGTGGGAAG AGACtgagaaacaaagaaaagaagaagctgAACGCGAGGCAAAATTAGACGAGATTGCTGAAGAACATAGGCAAAGGCAGTGGGAAG AGGCTGAGAAACGAAGGAGAGAAGAAGCTGAATGCGAGGCAAAATTAGATGAGATTGCTGAAGAACATAGGCAAAGGCAGTGGGAAG AGACTGAGAAAcgaagaaaagaagaagctgAACGTGAGGCAAAATTAGACAAGATTGCTGAAGAACATAGGCAAAGACAGTGGGAag AGACTGAGAAAcgaagaaaagaagaagctgAACGCGAGGCAAAATTAGACAAGATTGCTGAAGAACGTAGGCAAAGACAGTGGGAAG AGACTGAGAAAcgaagaaaagaagaagctgAACGCGAGGCAGAGTTAGACGAGATTGCTGAAGAACATAGGCAAAGGCAGTGGGAAG AGACtgagaaacaaagaaaagaagaagctgAACGCGAGGCACAATTAGACAAGATAGCTGAAGAACATAGGCAAAGACAGTGGGAAG AGACTGAGAAAcgaagaaaagaagaagctgAACGCGAGGCAAAATTAGACGAAATTGCTGAAGAATATAGGCAAAGGCAGTGGGAAG AGGCTGAGAAACGACGAAAAGAAGAAGCTGAACGCAAGGCAAAATTAGACGAGATTGCTGAAGAACATAGGCAAAGGCAGTGGGAAG AGGCTGAGAAAcgaagaaaagaagaagctgAATGCAAGGCAAAATTAAACAAGATTGCTGAAGAACATAGGCAAAGGCAGTGGGTTG AGGCTGAGAGAcgaagaaaagaagaagctgAACGTGAGGCAAGATTAAACGAGATTGCTCAAAAACAAAGGCAAAGGCAGCAGGAAG AGGCTGAGAGAcgaagaaaagaagaagctgAACGCAAGGCAAGATTAGATGAGATTGCTGAAAAACTGAGGCAACTGCAGGAGGAAG AGGCTGAGGGACAAAGAAAAGAAGTTGAACGCAACGCAAGATTAGACGAAATAGCTGAAAAACAGAGGCAAAGGCAGCAGGAAg AGGTTGAGAgatggagaaaagaaaaagccgGACGCAAGGCAAGATTAGACGAGATAGCTGAAAAACAGAGGCAGAGGCAGCAGGAAG AGGCTGAGAGAcgaagaaaagaagaagctgAACGCAAGGCAAGATTTGAAGAGATTGCTGAAAAACAGAGGCAAAGGCAGCAGGAAG AGGCTGAGAGAcgaagaaaagaagaagctgAACACAAGGCAAGATTTGAAGAGGTTGCTGAGAAACAGAGGCAAAGGCAGCAGGAAG AAGCTGAGagtcaaagaaaaaaagaagctGAACGCAAGGCAAGAATAGACGAGATCGCTGAAAAACAGAGGCTAAGGCAGAAGGAAg AGGCTGAGAGACAAAGAAAAGAGGAAGCTGAACGCAAGGCAAGATTAGAAAAGATCGCtgaaaaacagaaacaaagGCAGCAGGAAG AGGCTGAGAGACGAATAAAAAAAGAAGCTGAACACAAGGCAAGATTAGACGAGATCGCTGAAAAACAGAGGCAAAGGCAGCAGGaag AGGCTGATAGTcgaagaaaagaagaagctgAATGCAAGGCAAGAATAGACAAGATCGCGGAAAAACAGAGGCAAAGGCAGCAGGAAg AGGCTGAGAGACGAAGAAATGAAGAAGCTGAACGCAAGGCAAAAATAGATGAGATTGCTGAAAAACAGAGACAAAGGCAGCAGGAAG TGGCTGAGAAACGAAGAAAAGAGGAAGCTGAACGCAAGGCAAGATTAGACGAGATAGCTGAAAAACAGAGGCAAAGGCAGCAGGAAG CGGCTGAGAGACGAAGAAAAGAGGAAGCTGAACGCAAGGCAAGATTAGATGAGATCACTGAAAAACAGAGGCAATGGCAGCAGGAAG AGGCTGAGagtcaaagaaaagaagaagctgAACGCAAGGCAAGAATAGACGAGATCGCTGAAAAACAGAGGCTAAGGCAGCAGGAAg AGGCTGAGAGACAAAGAAAAGAGGAAGCTGAATGCAAGGCAAGATTAGACGAGATCATTGAAAAACAGAGTCAAAGGGAGCAGGAAG AGCCTGAGagacaaagaaaagaagaagctgAATGCAAGGCAAGATTGGATGAGATTGCTGAAAAACAGAGGCAATGGGGTGGGGGGGAATTTGGAAGAGGAGGAAAGGCTGAGAACAGAAGCTCTCTTTTGGAGACCAACTGA
- the LOC123221587 gene encoding trichohyalin-like isoform X8 codes for MEEEFDNYLGVKAELQPLGVDPKRGWSFFSVHELESELSGQRHDGDLREEEAERKAKLDEIAEEHRQRQWEETEERRKEEAECEAKLDKIAEEHRQRQWEEAEKRRKEEAECEAKLDKIAEEHRQRQWEETEKRRKAEAECEAQLDKIAEEHSQRRWEETEKRRKEEAEREAKLDKIAEEHRLRQWEETEKQRKEEAEREAKLDEIAEEHRQRQWEEAEKRRREEAECEAKLDEIAEEHRQRQWEETEKRRKEEAEREAKLDKIAEEHRQRQWEETEKRRKEEAEREAKLDKIAEERRQRQWEETEKRRKEEAEREAELDEIAEEHRQRQWEETEKQRKEEAEREAQLDKIAEEHRQRQWEETEKRRKEEAEREAKLDEIAEEYRQRQWEEAEKRRKEEAERKAKLDEIAEEHRQRQWEEAEKRRKEEAECKAKLNKIAEEHRQRQWVEAERRRKEEAEREARLNEIAQKQRQRQQEEAERRRKEEAERKARLDEIAEKLRQLQEEEAEGQRKEVERNARLDEIAEKQRQRQQEEVERWRKEKAGRKARLDEIAEKQRQRQQEEAERRRKEEAERKARFEEIAEKQRQRQQEEAERRRKEEAEHKARFEEVAEKQRQRQQEEAESQRKKEAERKARIDEIAEKQRLRQKEEAERQRKEEAERKARLEKIAEKQKQRQQEEAERRIKKEAEHKARLDEIAEKQRQRQQEEADSRRKEEAECKARIDKIAEKQRQRQQEEAERRRNEEAERKAKIDEIAEKQRQRQQEVAEKRRKEEAERKARLDEIAEKQRQRQQEAAERRRKEEAERKARLDEITEKQRQWQQEEAESQRKEEAERKARIDEIAEKQRLRQQEEAERQRKEEAECKARLDEIIEKQSQREQEEPERQRKEEAECKARLDEIAEKQRQWGGGEFGRGGKAENRSSLLETN; via the exons ATGGAAGAAGAGTTTGACAATTATCTTGGTGTAAAGGCTGAGTTACAACCCCTAGGTGTGGATCCTAAAAGGGGTTGGAGTTTTTTCAGTGTGCATGAG CTAGAGAGTGAACTCAGCGGGCAACGTCATGATGGAGACCTCAGAGAAGAAGAAGCTGAACGCAAGGCAAAATTAGACGAGATTGCTGAAGAACATAGGCAAAGGCAGTGGGAAG AGACTGAGGAAcgaagaaaagaagaagctgAATGCGAGGCAAAATTAGACAAGATTGCTGAAGAACATAGGCAAAGGCAGTGGGAAG AGGCTGAGAAAcgaagaaaagaagaagctgAATGCGAGGCAAAATTAGACAAGATTGCAGAAGAACATAGGCAAAGGCAGTGGGAAG AGACTGAGAAACGAAGAAAAGCAGAAGCTGAATGCGAGGCACAATTAGACAAGATTGCTGAAGAACATAGTCAAAGACGGTGGGAAG AGACTGAGAAAcgaagaaaagaagaagctgAACGTGAGGCAAAATTAGACAAGATTGCTGAAGAACATAGGCTAAGGCAGTGGGAAG AGACtgagaaacaaagaaaagaagaagctgAACGCGAGGCAAAATTAGACGAGATTGCTGAAGAACATAGGCAAAGGCAGTGGGAAG AGGCTGAGAAACGAAGGAGAGAAGAAGCTGAATGCGAGGCAAAATTAGATGAGATTGCTGAAGAACATAGGCAAAGGCAGTGGGAAG AGACTGAGAAAcgaagaaaagaagaagctgAACGTGAGGCAAAATTAGACAAGATTGCTGAAGAACATAGGCAAAGACAGTGGGAag AGACTGAGAAAcgaagaaaagaagaagctgAACGCGAGGCAAAATTAGACAAGATTGCTGAAGAACGTAGGCAAAGACAGTGGGAAG AGACTGAGAAAcgaagaaaagaagaagctgAACGCGAGGCAGAGTTAGACGAGATTGCTGAAGAACATAGGCAAAGGCAGTGGGAAG AGACtgagaaacaaagaaaagaagaagctgAACGCGAGGCACAATTAGACAAGATAGCTGAAGAACATAGGCAAAGACAGTGGGAAG AGACTGAGAAAcgaagaaaagaagaagctgAACGCGAGGCAAAATTAGACGAAATTGCTGAAGAATATAGGCAAAGGCAGTGGGAAG AGGCTGAGAAACGACGAAAAGAAGAAGCTGAACGCAAGGCAAAATTAGACGAGATTGCTGAAGAACATAGGCAAAGGCAGTGGGAAG AGGCTGAGAAAcgaagaaaagaagaagctgAATGCAAGGCAAAATTAAACAAGATTGCTGAAGAACATAGGCAAAGGCAGTGGGTTG AGGCTGAGAGAcgaagaaaagaagaagctgAACGTGAGGCAAGATTAAACGAGATTGCTCAAAAACAAAGGCAAAGGCAGCAGGAAG AGGCTGAGAGAcgaagaaaagaagaagctgAACGCAAGGCAAGATTAGATGAGATTGCTGAAAAACTGAGGCAACTGCAGGAGGAAG AGGCTGAGGGACAAAGAAAAGAAGTTGAACGCAACGCAAGATTAGACGAAATAGCTGAAAAACAGAGGCAAAGGCAGCAGGAAg AGGTTGAGAgatggagaaaagaaaaagccgGACGCAAGGCAAGATTAGACGAGATAGCTGAAAAACAGAGGCAGAGGCAGCAGGAAG AGGCTGAGAGAcgaagaaaagaagaagctgAACGCAAGGCAAGATTTGAAGAGATTGCTGAAAAACAGAGGCAAAGGCAGCAGGAAG AGGCTGAGAGAcgaagaaaagaagaagctgAACACAAGGCAAGATTTGAAGAGGTTGCTGAGAAACAGAGGCAAAGGCAGCAGGAAG AAGCTGAGagtcaaagaaaaaaagaagctGAACGCAAGGCAAGAATAGACGAGATCGCTGAAAAACAGAGGCTAAGGCAGAAGGAAg AGGCTGAGAGACAAAGAAAAGAGGAAGCTGAACGCAAGGCAAGATTAGAAAAGATCGCtgaaaaacagaaacaaagGCAGCAGGAAG AGGCTGAGAGACGAATAAAAAAAGAAGCTGAACACAAGGCAAGATTAGACGAGATCGCTGAAAAACAGAGGCAAAGGCAGCAGGaag AGGCTGATAGTcgaagaaaagaagaagctgAATGCAAGGCAAGAATAGACAAGATCGCGGAAAAACAGAGGCAAAGGCAGCAGGAAg AGGCTGAGAGACGAAGAAATGAAGAAGCTGAACGCAAGGCAAAAATAGATGAGATTGCTGAAAAACAGAGACAAAGGCAGCAGGAAG TGGCTGAGAAACGAAGAAAAGAGGAAGCTGAACGCAAGGCAAGATTAGACGAGATAGCTGAAAAACAGAGGCAAAGGCAGCAGGAAG CGGCTGAGAGACGAAGAAAAGAGGAAGCTGAACGCAAGGCAAGATTAGATGAGATCACTGAAAAACAGAGGCAATGGCAGCAGGAAG AGGCTGAGagtcaaagaaaagaagaagctgAACGCAAGGCAAGAATAGACGAGATCGCTGAAAAACAGAGGCTAAGGCAGCAGGAAg AGGCTGAGAGACAAAGAAAAGAGGAAGCTGAATGCAAGGCAAGATTAGACGAGATCATTGAAAAACAGAGTCAAAGGGAGCAGGAAG AGCCTGAGagacaaagaaaagaagaagctgAATGCAAGGCAAGATTGGATGAGATTGCTGAAAAACAGAGGCAATGGGGTGGGGGGGAATTTGGAAGAGGAGGAAAGGCTGAGAACAGAAGCTCTCTTTTGGAGACCAACTGA
- the LOC123221587 gene encoding trichohyalin-like isoform X14 codes for MEEEFDNYLGVKAELQPLGVDPKRGWSFFSVHELESELSGQRHDGDLREEEAERKAKLDEIAEEHRQRQWEETEERRKEEAECEAKLDKIAEEHRQRQWEEAEKRRKEEAECEAKLDKIAEEHRQRQWEETEKRRKAEAECEAQLDKIAEEHSQRRWEDTEKQREEEAEREAKLDEIAEEHRQRQWEETEKQRKEEAEREAKLDEIAEEHRQRQWEETEKRRKEEAEREAKLDKIAEERRQRQWEETEKRRKEEAEREAELDEIAEEHRQRQWEETEKQRKEEAEREAQLDKIAEEHRQRQWEETEKRRKEEAEREAKLDEIAEEYRQRQWEEAEKRRKEEAERKAKLDEIAEEHRQRQWEEAEKRRKEEAECKAKLNKIAEEHRQRQWVEAERRRKEEAEREARLNEIAQKQRQRQQEEAERRRKEEAERKARLDEIAEKLRQLQEEEAEGQRKEVERNARLDEIAEKQRQRQQEEVERWRKEKAGRKARLDEIAEKQRQRQQEEAERRRKEEAERKARFEEIAEKQRQRQQEEAERRRKEEAEHKARFEEVAEKQRQRQQEEAESQRKKEAERKARIDEIAEKQRLRQKEEAERQRKEEAERKARLEKIAEKQKQRQQEEAERRIKKEAEHKARLDEIAEKQRQRQQEEADSRRKEEAECKARIDKIAEKQRQRQQEEAERRRNEEAERKAKIDEIAEKQRQRQQEVAEKRRKEEAERKARLDEIAEKQRQRQQEAAERRRKEEAERKARLDEITEKQRQWQQEEAESQRKEEAERKARIDEIAEKQRLRQQEEAERQRKEEAECKARLDEIIEKQSQREQEEPERQRKEEAECKARLDEIAEKQRQWGGGEFGRGGKAENRSSLLETN; via the exons ATGGAAGAAGAGTTTGACAATTATCTTGGTGTAAAGGCTGAGTTACAACCCCTAGGTGTGGATCCTAAAAGGGGTTGGAGTTTTTTCAGTGTGCATGAG CTAGAGAGTGAACTCAGCGGGCAACGTCATGATGGAGACCTCAGAGAAGAAGAAGCTGAACGCAAGGCAAAATTAGACGAGATTGCTGAAGAACATAGGCAAAGGCAGTGGGAAG AGACTGAGGAAcgaagaaaagaagaagctgAATGCGAGGCAAAATTAGACAAGATTGCTGAAGAACATAGGCAAAGGCAGTGGGAAG AGGCTGAGAAAcgaagaaaagaagaagctgAATGCGAGGCAAAATTAGACAAGATTGCAGAAGAACATAGGCAAAGGCAGTGGGAAG AGACTGAGAAACGAAGAAAAGCAGAAGCTGAATGCGAGGCACAATTAGACAAGATTGCTGAAGAACATAGTCAAAGACGGTGGGAAG ATACTGagaaacaaagagaagaagaagctgAACGCGAGGCAAAATTAGACGAGATTGCTGAAGAACATAGGCAAAGGCAGTGGGAAG AGACtgagaaacaaagaaaagaagaagctgAACGCGAGGCAAAATTAGACGAGATTGCTGAAGAACATAGGCAAAGGCAGTGGGAAG AGACTGAGAAAcgaagaaaagaagaagctgAACGCGAGGCAAAATTAGACAAGATTGCTGAAGAACGTAGGCAAAGACAGTGGGAAG AGACTGAGAAAcgaagaaaagaagaagctgAACGCGAGGCAGAGTTAGACGAGATTGCTGAAGAACATAGGCAAAGGCAGTGGGAAG AGACtgagaaacaaagaaaagaagaagctgAACGCGAGGCACAATTAGACAAGATAGCTGAAGAACATAGGCAAAGACAGTGGGAAG AGACTGAGAAAcgaagaaaagaagaagctgAACGCGAGGCAAAATTAGACGAAATTGCTGAAGAATATAGGCAAAGGCAGTGGGAAG AGGCTGAGAAACGACGAAAAGAAGAAGCTGAACGCAAGGCAAAATTAGACGAGATTGCTGAAGAACATAGGCAAAGGCAGTGGGAAG AGGCTGAGAAAcgaagaaaagaagaagctgAATGCAAGGCAAAATTAAACAAGATTGCTGAAGAACATAGGCAAAGGCAGTGGGTTG AGGCTGAGAGAcgaagaaaagaagaagctgAACGTGAGGCAAGATTAAACGAGATTGCTCAAAAACAAAGGCAAAGGCAGCAGGAAG AGGCTGAGAGAcgaagaaaagaagaagctgAACGCAAGGCAAGATTAGATGAGATTGCTGAAAAACTGAGGCAACTGCAGGAGGAAG AGGCTGAGGGACAAAGAAAAGAAGTTGAACGCAACGCAAGATTAGACGAAATAGCTGAAAAACAGAGGCAAAGGCAGCAGGAAg AGGTTGAGAgatggagaaaagaaaaagccgGACGCAAGGCAAGATTAGACGAGATAGCTGAAAAACAGAGGCAGAGGCAGCAGGAAG AGGCTGAGAGAcgaagaaaagaagaagctgAACGCAAGGCAAGATTTGAAGAGATTGCTGAAAAACAGAGGCAAAGGCAGCAGGAAG AGGCTGAGAGAcgaagaaaagaagaagctgAACACAAGGCAAGATTTGAAGAGGTTGCTGAGAAACAGAGGCAAAGGCAGCAGGAAG AAGCTGAGagtcaaagaaaaaaagaagctGAACGCAAGGCAAGAATAGACGAGATCGCTGAAAAACAGAGGCTAAGGCAGAAGGAAg AGGCTGAGAGACAAAGAAAAGAGGAAGCTGAACGCAAGGCAAGATTAGAAAAGATCGCtgaaaaacagaaacaaagGCAGCAGGAAG AGGCTGAGAGACGAATAAAAAAAGAAGCTGAACACAAGGCAAGATTAGACGAGATCGCTGAAAAACAGAGGCAAAGGCAGCAGGaag AGGCTGATAGTcgaagaaaagaagaagctgAATGCAAGGCAAGAATAGACAAGATCGCGGAAAAACAGAGGCAAAGGCAGCAGGAAg AGGCTGAGAGACGAAGAAATGAAGAAGCTGAACGCAAGGCAAAAATAGATGAGATTGCTGAAAAACAGAGACAAAGGCAGCAGGAAG TGGCTGAGAAACGAAGAAAAGAGGAAGCTGAACGCAAGGCAAGATTAGACGAGATAGCTGAAAAACAGAGGCAAAGGCAGCAGGAAG CGGCTGAGAGACGAAGAAAAGAGGAAGCTGAACGCAAGGCAAGATTAGATGAGATCACTGAAAAACAGAGGCAATGGCAGCAGGAAG AGGCTGAGagtcaaagaaaagaagaagctgAACGCAAGGCAAGAATAGACGAGATCGCTGAAAAACAGAGGCTAAGGCAGCAGGAAg AGGCTGAGAGACAAAGAAAAGAGGAAGCTGAATGCAAGGCAAGATTAGACGAGATCATTGAAAAACAGAGTCAAAGGGAGCAGGAAG AGCCTGAGagacaaagaaaagaagaagctgAATGCAAGGCAAGATTGGATGAGATTGCTGAAAAACAGAGGCAATGGGGTGGGGGGGAATTTGGAAGAGGAGGAAAGGCTGAGAACAGAAGCTCTCTTTTGGAGACCAACTGA
- the LOC123221587 gene encoding trichohyalin-like isoform X24, whose product MEEEFDNYLGVKAELQPLGVDPKRGWSFFSVHELESELSGQRHDGDLREEEAERKAKLDEIAEEHRQRQWEEAEKRRREEAECEAKLDEIAEEHRQRQWEETEKRRKEEAEREAKLDKIAEEHRQRQWEETEKRRKEEAEREAKLDKIAEERRQRQWEETEKRRKEEAEREAELDEIAEEHRQRQWEETEKQRKEEAEREAQLDKIAEEHRQRQWEETEKRRKEEAEREAKLDEIAEEYRQRQWEEAEKRRKEEAERKAKLDEIAEEHRQRQWEEAEKRRKEEAECKAKLNKIAEEHRQRQWVEAERRRKEEAEREARLNEIAQKQRQRQQEEAERRRKEEAERKARLDEIAEKLRQLQEEEAEGQRKEVERNARLDEIAEKQRQRQQEEVERWRKEKAGRKARLDEIAEKQRQRQQEEAERRRKEEAERKARFEEIAEKQRQRQQEEAERRRKEEAEHKARFEEVAEKQRQRQQEEAESQRKKEAERKARIDEIAEKQRLRQKEEAERQRKEEAERKARLEKIAEKQKQRQQEEAERRIKKEAEHKARLDEIAEKQRQRQQEEADSRRKEEAECKARIDKIAEKQRQRQQEEAERRRNEEAERKAKIDEIAEKQRQRQQEVAEKRRKEEAERKARLDEIAEKQRQRQQEAAERRRKEEAERKARLDEITEKQRQWQQEEAESQRKEEAERKARIDEIAEKQRLRQQEEAERQRKEEAECKARLDEIIEKQSQREQEEPERQRKEEAECKARLDEIAEKQRQWGGGEFGRGGKAENRSSLLETN is encoded by the exons ATGGAAGAAGAGTTTGACAATTATCTTGGTGTAAAGGCTGAGTTACAACCCCTAGGTGTGGATCCTAAAAGGGGTTGGAGTTTTTTCAGTGTGCATGAG CTAGAGAGTGAACTCAGCGGGCAACGTCATGATGGAGACCTCAGAGAAGAAGAAGCTGAACGCAAGGCAAAATTAGACGAGATTGCTGAAGAACATAGGCAAAGGCAGTGGGAAG AGGCTGAGAAACGAAGGAGAGAAGAAGCTGAATGCGAGGCAAAATTAGATGAGATTGCTGAAGAACATAGGCAAAGGCAGTGGGAAG AGACTGAGAAAcgaagaaaagaagaagctgAACGTGAGGCAAAATTAGACAAGATTGCTGAAGAACATAGGCAAAGACAGTGGGAag AGACTGAGAAAcgaagaaaagaagaagctgAACGCGAGGCAAAATTAGACAAGATTGCTGAAGAACGTAGGCAAAGACAGTGGGAAG AGACTGAGAAAcgaagaaaagaagaagctgAACGCGAGGCAGAGTTAGACGAGATTGCTGAAGAACATAGGCAAAGGCAGTGGGAAG AGACtgagaaacaaagaaaagaagaagctgAACGCGAGGCACAATTAGACAAGATAGCTGAAGAACATAGGCAAAGACAGTGGGAAG AGACTGAGAAAcgaagaaaagaagaagctgAACGCGAGGCAAAATTAGACGAAATTGCTGAAGAATATAGGCAAAGGCAGTGGGAAG AGGCTGAGAAACGACGAAAAGAAGAAGCTGAACGCAAGGCAAAATTAGACGAGATTGCTGAAGAACATAGGCAAAGGCAGTGGGAAG AGGCTGAGAAAcgaagaaaagaagaagctgAATGCAAGGCAAAATTAAACAAGATTGCTGAAGAACATAGGCAAAGGCAGTGGGTTG AGGCTGAGAGAcgaagaaaagaagaagctgAACGTGAGGCAAGATTAAACGAGATTGCTCAAAAACAAAGGCAAAGGCAGCAGGAAG AGGCTGAGAGAcgaagaaaagaagaagctgAACGCAAGGCAAGATTAGATGAGATTGCTGAAAAACTGAGGCAACTGCAGGAGGAAG AGGCTGAGGGACAAAGAAAAGAAGTTGAACGCAACGCAAGATTAGACGAAATAGCTGAAAAACAGAGGCAAAGGCAGCAGGAAg AGGTTGAGAgatggagaaaagaaaaagccgGACGCAAGGCAAGATTAGACGAGATAGCTGAAAAACAGAGGCAGAGGCAGCAGGAAG AGGCTGAGAGAcgaagaaaagaagaagctgAACGCAAGGCAAGATTTGAAGAGATTGCTGAAAAACAGAGGCAAAGGCAGCAGGAAG AGGCTGAGAGAcgaagaaaagaagaagctgAACACAAGGCAAGATTTGAAGAGGTTGCTGAGAAACAGAGGCAAAGGCAGCAGGAAG AAGCTGAGagtcaaagaaaaaaagaagctGAACGCAAGGCAAGAATAGACGAGATCGCTGAAAAACAGAGGCTAAGGCAGAAGGAAg AGGCTGAGAGACAAAGAAAAGAGGAAGCTGAACGCAAGGCAAGATTAGAAAAGATCGCtgaaaaacagaaacaaagGCAGCAGGAAG AGGCTGAGAGACGAATAAAAAAAGAAGCTGAACACAAGGCAAGATTAGACGAGATCGCTGAAAAACAGAGGCAAAGGCAGCAGGaag AGGCTGATAGTcgaagaaaagaagaagctgAATGCAAGGCAAGAATAGACAAGATCGCGGAAAAACAGAGGCAAAGGCAGCAGGAAg AGGCTGAGAGACGAAGAAATGAAGAAGCTGAACGCAAGGCAAAAATAGATGAGATTGCTGAAAAACAGAGACAAAGGCAGCAGGAAG TGGCTGAGAAACGAAGAAAAGAGGAAGCTGAACGCAAGGCAAGATTAGACGAGATAGCTGAAAAACAGAGGCAAAGGCAGCAGGAAG CGGCTGAGAGACGAAGAAAAGAGGAAGCTGAACGCAAGGCAAGATTAGATGAGATCACTGAAAAACAGAGGCAATGGCAGCAGGAAG AGGCTGAGagtcaaagaaaagaagaagctgAACGCAAGGCAAGAATAGACGAGATCGCTGAAAAACAGAGGCTAAGGCAGCAGGAAg AGGCTGAGAGACAAAGAAAAGAGGAAGCTGAATGCAAGGCAAGATTAGACGAGATCATTGAAAAACAGAGTCAAAGGGAGCAGGAAG AGCCTGAGagacaaagaaaagaagaagctgAATGCAAGGCAAGATTGGATGAGATTGCTGAAAAACAGAGGCAATGGGGTGGGGGGGAATTTGGAAGAGGAGGAAAGGCTGAGAACAGAAGCTCTCTTTTGGAGACCAACTGA